In Pelodictyon luteolum DSM 273, the genomic stretch GCCGGAGGCAGAACGCCGGCCGATGCCAACCAGAACATCTCCCGGGCACTGAACGCAGCCGATGCCGGCACCTGGCAGTGGAATCTGAAGTCGGGAGCCATTCAATGGTCGGAAGGGCTGTGGCGTCTTTTTGAAATGCAGAACACGGGCGAGCCGCCCTCGCTGGCGATATGGGAGGAGCGGCTCGACCCGACGAACCGCGACTCGACCTTGCAGGCCTTTGCAGCCTGCAGCTCCTCCGCCATGCTCATGCATGTCGAGTATTGCATCATTCTCGACGACGGGAGCCGGCGGTGGGTCATGAGCCGCGGCAGGCCCTATCACGACAGCCGGGGAGCGATGGAGGGCTACATCGGCATCACGATTGACATAACCGAACAGAAAAAGCTTGAAGCAGAGCTGCGTGACAACAAGGCACGGTTTTCCTTTGCGCTCGGGGCTGCCTGTTCGGGCATCTGGGAGTGGAATATTGAAACCGATGAACTGCTGTGGTCCGAAGAGGTATGGCGGCTGTACGGACTTTCTCCCGGCTCCGAGACTTTGAACCATCAGCTTTGTGTGTCGACGGTGCATGAAGAGGACCGCGCGATAGTCAGCCATGTGATCAAGGATGCGGTGACGGGCGGCAGGGATGCTTCGGTGGAGTTCCGGGTGAAATATCCGGGCGATGGTTCCCTGCACTGGCTCCAGTCCAAGGGTTCGCCGAAACGAGATGCTGACGGAACTGTGGTGAAGTACATCGGACTCATTACCGACATCACCGAGCGCAAGCTTGCGGAAATAGAACTGATCGAAAACCGGAGCCGGCTCGAGCAGGCTCTGGCTGCGGCGAAGGCCGGCATCTGGGAGTGGGATCTCCTTACTGGACGCAATACCTGGTCGGATGAGGTATGGGCCCTTTACGGACTTGAGCCGCACTCCCGTGAGCCGTCTTTTGCCGTATGGGCGGAAACGCTCCATCCCGAGGACAGGGATGCAGCCTGCCTCTCGGTGCAGTCCGCTTCGGCTGAAGGGAGGGAGATTTCCTTCGAATACCGGGTTCCGAGGGCGGACGGCTCGATGCTCTGGCTGCTTTCGAGGGGGCAGCCCCGCAGGGATGCCTCCGGAGCCATCGTCAAATACCTCGGGACGGTCATCGACGTCACCGAACAGAAATCGCTTGAGGAGCAGCTGCTCAAAAGCAAGGCCCGCATGGCTTTTGCCCTTGAGGCCACGAAAGCGGGCGTATGGGAGTGGGATCTGAAGCATGATCAGGTGTTCTGGTCTGACCGGATCTGGCAGCTCTACGGCCTTGAGTCCGGCAGCAAACCCAACAATCACAAGCTCTGCGAAAGCAATGTCCTGCCGGAGGACAGGGAGCAGACGTTCGGTATCGTCATGCAGGCGGCCAATCGTGAAATCGAGATCGATATCGAGTTCCGGGTATGCCACCCTGAGGACGGTACCATCCACTGGCTGGCCTGCAGGGGCAAACCACAGCTTGATGCCCAGGGCGCTTTAGACCGGTATGTCGGCACCATCATGGACATCACCGACCGCAAACGGCTCGATGACGAGCTGCGGGAAAATGAACGGAAATTCAGGGGCATTTTCGACAATGCTCCGATAGCCATCAGCATCAAGGAGATCGATACGGGCAAGATCATTGATGTCAATGATGCCTGGCTCAACCTGCTCGGCTACACTCTTGTTGAGGTACTCGGCCGCACAGGACCCGATATCGGCATCCATGCCTGCAGGGAGGACTATCAGGCCATTGAGATGGCCTCCCTGAAGCGCGAACGGATATGCAACCGCCAGGTCCTTCTGCACGAAAAGAACGGTGACCTGGTCGATGTGCTCTACTCCACGGAATTCATCGAGTTCGAGGGCATGGCGGTCATGCTGGTCATGATGGTCGATGTCACGCTTGAGAAAATGCAGCAGCAGAACATCAGCCGCCTTGAGCAGTCGATTGCCGACCGCAATATCCAGCTCCAGAAAGAGGTGGAGCGGCTGCACCGGTTCCTGAGCATGATCTCCCATGAATACCGGACGCCCCTGGCCATCATGAGGACCAATCTCGACCTCGTCAAGATGAAGAACAAGATGGGGAATTTCCAGAACCGTCAGGAGTTTGCAAAGATTGACCGGAGCATTGCCCGCCTGGTCGAGGTGCTTGAGGTCTCCATCCAGGAAAGCCGGATGGCCGACCGTCATAAATCGGTGACGGGCAGGCACGAACTCCCGCTTGCCGGCATCATCAAATCCCAGGTCGAAGCGTTTTCCGGGATATGGAAAGAAAGAAGCGTCTTGTTTGAGAACTGCCTGGAGGATGTGCGGGTATACGGGGAGGAGTCCGGGGTCAAATTTGCCATTTTCAACCTGCTTGACAATGCCCGGAAGTATTCACCCGATGAGTCGCCAATCAGCATCACCTGCCGGAAGGCCGGGCCGGGTCATATCATGATTGATGTCGGCAACGAGCTGCGCGAACCCCTTGAAGACGTGGACATGGACCTGTTCTTCGAGAAATATCATCGGGGAGGGAACTCCAGCAATACGGCAGGGGCGGGTCTGGGGCTCTGGCTCGTGAAGAACATCGTCACCCAGCACGAGGGACATATTGCGCTTTCCAAACAGGCCTCAGGGATTGTCGTGACGATCACGCTTCCCGTCATTGCATCCTTAGGCGGAGACAGACAGGCGAAACCATGAATACAGCGTCAGCAGCAATGCAAGAACATGCGGTTGCCCTAAAGGCATTTCACCCCCACAGGATCATCGTGGTTGAAGATGACCTCGATTTCCGTGAAAGCCTCATTGAAACGCTCTCGCTCTGCGGCTATGAAGTGGTCGGGGCCAGAAGCGCCCTGGAGTTCTACCAGAAGGTCGCCGAGACTCCCTGCGAGCTCGTCATCCTTGACCTCGGCCTGCCCGACCAGAACGGGGTGGTGCTTGCCGAGTACATCAGGAACAATACCGACATGCGCATTGTCGTTCTGACCGCCCGCGGAGCCCTCGAAAGCCGTATTGCGGCTTACCGTGCCGGGGCCGATACCTACCTGCTCAAACCGGTCGATACCGATGAGCTTGTCGCAACGATCGAAAGCAATCTCGGCAGGGTTGGCCTGCATGAGGGTGACTGCGGCCCAGGATCCGGGCTTCAGGCGCTCCAGCCCCGTGCTGCCGCATGGCGGCTTCTTCGCAGTGATGCAGTACTCATTACTCCTGCAGGGGAACGGATCAGGCTCTCTTCAAGGGAGGTCGACTTGCTGGAGATCCTTGCTTCCTCCACCGGGACCACTATTTCCCGTCACAGCCTCATCGAAACCCTTGGCTATGATCCTGCCGGTTCCGGCAGCCAGGCGCTCGACGTGCTCATTCACCGTCTGCGCCAGAAAGCATCGGAAAGCGGGTCACGGCTTCCCGTCAAAACCATTCGCGCCAAAGGCTACATCGTCTCGGAGCCGTTATATATCGAGTGACGGGGCGCCCTGTATGCCGAGACCCTGACATTCTATCCATTTCTCCACGTCATCTTACCGCAGGATAAGCAGCGGTACCTCGCAGGAGGCGAGCATTTTCGTCGTCGTGCTGCCGATGAGGAACTGCCGGATGCGGGAGTGTCCGTATGCACCCATGACCATGAGGTCGATGTCGTGCTCCCGGCGGTAGCCGAGGAGTGCGTCGTGTGCGTTGCCGTCCAGTGATGCGTCCGTTACTTCGAACCCGTGCTCCCCGAGCTTATGACAGGCTTCAGTCAGCTCGTTCTGCCGGGTGTCGGCCGCTTTGCCTGCCATGACCACATGGCAGGGGATGGACTCGAGGAGCGGACTTCCGGCGACCATGTCGATTGCTTTCCAAGCCGTCGGGCTGCCGTCGAAGGAGATCATGAACGAACGGGGTTTCCGGAAGCCGGGCAGTACTATCAGGACAGGGCGTGAGAGGGTGCGGATGACGTTTTCGAGGTTGCTGCCGATGGCCCGGTGCGCCCTTGTGTTTGATTCGCCCTCTCGGCCCATGATACAGAGCCGGGTTTCACCGGCAAGGTCTTCGAGGATGTCGACGAGGGGGCCGTGCAGCTGGCGCGAAGTGACAGGTTCTCTTCCGGAGGCTTCCACCCGCTCTCGTGCGGCCTGAAGCATGGCTTTTCCCTGCTCCAGCAGCAGCCGGCTTTTCTTCTCCTCAAGGGCCACGAGTTCAAGAAGCAGATGTTCCCGGGCGCCGAAGCCGATCGAGCCTGACAGGTCTCCTCCGGCCGGCTTGTCGGGCTTTTCAAGCACATGAAGCAGTTCAAGCGGTGCATGCAGCCGCCGGCTTGCCCATGCTGCTGCGTCACAGACGGCAGTTGCGGCCATGGAGCCGTCGATACAGGCCAGTACGTGTGTCATAGGTGTTCTCCTCTCTTTCGTTAATGACCGGCCAGGATCTTTTCGATCTCTGCCTGCTTGTCATGCAGTCCGAACCGGTCCACGATGGTGGCGCTGGCTTCATTCATGCCGACGAGTTTCACTTCGGTGCCTTCACGCCGGAACTTCAGGACCACCTTGTCGAGTGCCGTGACGGCGCTGATATCCCAGAAATGGGCATCGGAAAGGTCGATGGTGACCCGCTCGATTGCCTCCCGGAAGTTGAACGATGCCGTGAACTTCTCCGTCGATGCGAAGAAGACCTGACCGATGACCTTGTAGGTGCGCTCCGCCTCCAGGGTGTCGTCGCACCTGATCACCATGAAGTGGCCCACCTTGTTGGCGAAGAACAGGGTTGCAAGCAGTACGCCGACGAGGACACCGATGGCGAGGTTGTGGGTTGCAACGACCATGACGACGGTGGAGAGCATCACGATGTTGGTGGAAAGCGGGTAGCTTTTCAGTTTTCGGAGCGAGTCCCAGGAGAATGTTCCGATGGAGACCATGATCATGACGGCCACCAGGGCTGCCATGGGGATCTGCTTCAGCCAGTCGCCGAGGAAGACGATGAAGACAAGCAGGAACACGCCGGCAGAGAGTGTGGAGAGCCTGCCGCGCCCTCCCGACTTCACATTGATGACCGACTGGCCTATCATGGCGCAGCCAGCCATGCCGCCAACCAGGCCAGCGCCGATGTTGGCGAGGCCCTGGCCGCGGCATTCGCGGTTGCGGTCGCTTCCGGTGTCGGTGAGGTCGTCGACAATGGTCGAGGTCAGCATCGTTTCCAGAAGCCCGACAATGGCGAGGCCGATGGAGTAGGGGAGGATGATGCGGAGGGTTTCAAGGCTCAGCGGCACTTCCGGCAGGAGGAAGACCGGCAGCGTGTCGGGCAGTGTTCCCATGTCGCCGACCTTGTGGATGTCGAGACCGAGCGCCATTGAGAACGCCGTCAGGGAGACGATGGTGACGAGCGGAGAGGGAATATGCTTTCCTACGACCGGAATCAGCGGAAAAAGGTAGATGATGGCCAGTCCCGCCGCCGTCATAACATACACGGCCGAGGGGGCGGCGGTGAGCTCGGGAAGCTGCGCCATGAAGATGAGGATCGCAAGGGCGTTGACGAAGCCGGTGACAACCGCCCGTGAGATGAAGCGCATGAGGTTGCCGAGCTTGAGGTAGCCGGCAATGATCTGCAGGACCCCGGTGAGGATGGTTGCGGCAAGAAGGTACTGGAGGCCGTGCTCTTTGACGAGAGTAACCATGAGCAGGGCCATGGCACCGGTGGCGGCTGAGATCATGCCGGGCCGGCCGCCGGTGAAGGCGATGGTGACGGCGATGCTGAAGGAGGCGTAGAGGCCGACTTTCGGGTCGACTCCTGCTATGATGGAGAATGCTATGGCTTCGGGTATGAGCGCAAGGGCGACGACAAGGCCGGCCAGAAGGTCGCTCTTGGGGGTGGAGAACCACTCTTTTTTTATGGACTGTCGCATAGGGTCGGGGGGAGGTGCGGGCTGCTTCCGCGGGGGAAAGCGCACCTAAGGTGAAGGGTTGTGCTGCAGGCCTGTTCCCACGTTACGGGAGCAGGGAACAGATGCCGGGATTGAAAAATGTACTGCTGAATGTACGATTTCCCGATGAGTTTTAAAAACCCCCTGCTCCCCGCAGTGCCTCTGCCACTGCGGTGCTCCCTAGAGCGTGCGCTTCCTTTCAGCGAGCGCTTTTGAGCACTTCGACGATATCGGCTTCACTCATCGCCGGCCGTCCGGGAAGGCGGCCTTCAAGGTCGTGAACGACCAGAAGGGTGTCTGCGGCATAGCGCTCTATGAGACCTTCGCCGATGCCCAGCTCCCCGAGGCTGGTCGGGCAGCCGATGCTTTTCATGAACGCATCGAGGCGCTCGATCCCTTCCATGGCAGCATCCATGTCTTTCGGCCCGTTCAGCGGGACGCCGAAGATGCGGTTAGCGAACAGGGCAAACCGCTCCGGGCGCCTCTTGGCGGCAAAGCGCATCCAGGATGCGTTGATGGCCGAGAGGCCGGCGCCGTGTGCCACGTCGTGGTGGGCCGAGATGGAGTGCTCGATCATGTGCACGGGGAACGGGGACTGGGTACCGGCCTGCACCCAACCGTTGAGTGCGACGAGCGAGGCCCACTGAACAAGCTCGCGTGCCATGATGTCCGTGCCGTCGCTGACGGCCTTCGGGCCCCACTCCAGGGCTGTGAGGATGACCCCTTCTGCAAAGCGGTCCTGGACCGGCGTGCCGTCGATGCCGTTGAAGTAGGATTCCGTGACATGGGTGATGAGGTCCGAGACGCCATAGGCGGTCTCAGCCCGGGGGACGCCGATGCTCAGCTCAGGATCGACCAGTGCGACTTTCGGATAGAGGCATTTTGCCGACACGACGGCTTTCAGGGTACTCTCTTCGTCTGAAATGACGGCGCCCGCATTCATTTCAGAACCGGTTGCCGCAAGTGTCGGTACGGTAATGACGGGCAGCGCCCGCTCCGGCAGCCGCCGCTCCGACTGGCCGTGTGCCATCATGTTCCACGGATCCCCTTCATAATGGAAAGCCGCGGCCATGACTTTTGCGGCATCCATGACGCTGCCGCCGCCAAGGGCGATGACGAGGTCGCAGCCTTCTTTCCGGGCCAGAGCTGCTCCGCGACGGACGCTGGTAATCCGCGGGTTTGGTTCCACTCCCTCGCATTCAACGACACTGAGGCCTGCGGCCTTGAGGCTTGCTATTGCCCTCTCGAGCGATCCGTTCCGCCGGGCGCTCCCGCCTCCGGTGACGAGGAGCGCCCTTGTGCCGTATTGCCGGGCCGCTTCGCCGAGCCGTGAAAGGGTTCCTGTTCCGAAGATGATGCGTGTGGGGTTCTGGTATTCGAATTGCATGCTGTGCTCCTTGAGCTGATGGTTTGGGGGTATTGCAGTCAATGTAGCAGTCAAAGTGCCAATAGGGCAAGGACTTTCTTCCACCGGGTGGCAATGGCGGTGGGGGAGAAGTGAATTTTCATGCAGCTCTCGTTGTTAATGATTGCATACCCCCAGCGTAGCAGTACCCTATGCGTTCCTGAACAACAAAACTCCAGAGCCTCATGCAGCTTGAATGGCATACGGCAGGAACAGGGGAGGTGCTTGAAGCACTTGATTCCTCCGAAGGCGGCCTCAGCCGGGAGGAAGCCCTGAGTAGACTGAGGGCGAAGGGTCCGAACCGGCTTACACCTCCTGAGAGTGTAAGCCCGGTCAAGAGGTTCCTCCGGCAGTTCAACAATCTTTTGATCTATGTGCTCATCGCGGCCGGCATCCTTACGGCGGCGCTCGGCCACATGGTCGATGCCCTGGTGATCTTCGGCGTGGTTGTGCTCAATGCGATATTCGGCTTTGTTCAGGAGGGAAAAGCCGAGAAAGCCATGGATGCCCTCAAGCAAATGCTCTCCCTGCAGGCGTTGGTGCGCCGGAACGGCAGGACGCATCAGCTCAATGCCGAGGAGCTGGTGGCGGGAGACATTGTGCTGCTGCAGTCGGGCGATAAGGTGCCGGCTGATATGCGCCTCCTGAAGGTCAGGGAGCTGAGGGCGGATGAGTCGATTCTGACGGGGGAGTCGCTCCCGGTTGAAAAAAACACGGATGCGGTTCGCTCCGAAACAGCACTCGGCGACCGTTTCTGTATGGCTTTTTCGGGTACACTCGTCACGTACGGCAAGGCGGAAGGGGTGGTCACTGCTACGGGAGACCGGACGGAAATCGGCCGGATCAGTTCGATGCTGGCGCATGTCGAAACCCTCCAGACACCCTTGCTCAGGCGGGTTGAGGCGTTCGGCCGGACCCTCACCATCTCCATTGTTGCCCTTTCAATCTTTATGTTCGTTTTCGGTGTGTTCGTAAGGGGGTACCGGCCGGAGGAAATGTTCAATGCCGCCGTCGGGCTTGCCGTGGCGGCAATTCCTGAGGGCCTGCCGGCGATCATGACGATCACGCTCGCCATCGGCGTGCAGTCCATGGCCCGGAGGCGTACCATCATCAGGAGGCTTCCGGCTGTCGAAACCCTCGGATCCGTGTCGGTCATCTGCACCGACAAGACCGGGACGCTTACCTGCAACGAAATGACCGTGCGTTCGATCTCGCTCGGCGATAAAGGCTTCCAGGTGACAGGCGTTGGATACGACCCGCACGGGGCATTTCTGCTTGATGGCGGAGAGGTCGATCTTGCCCTTCATCCTGACCTCAGGATGCTGGCTCATGTCTCACTGCTCTGCAACGATGCGGTGCTTGAGCAGGAGGAGGGCCGGTGGGTGCTTTCCGGGGATCCGACCGAGGGAGCGCTGCTCTCTTTTGGCATGAAGGCCGGGTATTCGGCCGATGCCGAGCGGGAGGAGTGGCCGCGCATCGATCTCATTCCATTCGAATCGGAGCACCGGTTCATGGCGACATTGCACCACAATCATGACGGCATGGCCTACGTGTACCTGAAAGGGGCTCCTGAGGTGGTTTTTGAGCGCTGCATGTCAGTCTGGAGCATAGACGGAGATCTTCCCTTCAGGCCTGAGTTCTGGCAGAAAAAGGCTGAGGATATGGCTTCCGGGGGGGAGCGGCTGCTGGCGATTGCATGCAAGCCGGTGACGACCCGGCTGAGCACACTCGGGTTCGGGGATGTGGCGGAGGGGTTCGGCCTCGTAGGGCTCATCGGCATGATCGATCCACCCCGAGATGAGGCGGCGCTGGCGGTTTCCCGCTGCCGGGATGCCGGCATACGGGTCAAGATGATTACCGGCGACCATGCCGATACGGCCAGGGCAATCGGCAGAATAACCGGCATAGGGGACGGCCTTAAGGTCCTTCGGGGAAGTGAAATCGAATCCATGGATGACCTCGAGCTGATCGGGAAAGCGGCGGAGATCGATGTGTTCGCCCGCAGCAGCCCGCTGCATAAACTGCGCCTCGTGACGGCCCTGCAGGCGGGCGGCAACGTGGTCGCCATGACCGGCGACGGGGTCAACGATGCACCGGCCCTCAAGCGTGCGGACGTCGGCATTGCGATGGGTGGAAAGGGAACGGAGGTGTCGAAGGAGGCCGCTGAAATGGTGCTGACGGATGATAATTTCGCCACGATAGCCAATGCGGTCGAAGAGGGACGAACCGTCTACGACAACCTGACCAAGTCCATACTCTTCGTGCTGCCGACCAACGGAGGGGAGGCATTGAGCATCCTGTTTGCCGTACTGCTCGGCTACACGCTGCCGATTACGGCGGTGCAGATCCTCTGGGTGAACATGGTCACGGCCGTCACCCTGGCCCTCGCGCTGGCTTTTGAGAAGCCGGAAGAAAACGTGATGCGGCGCAGTCCCCGAAATCAGGACGAACCGCTGCTGTCGCGCTTTGTTGCCTGGCGCATAGTCTACGTGTCCTGCATCCTTGTCCTGGGTACCTTCGGTTTGTTCCTCTGGTATGAACGGGCGGGGTGCACAGATGCATGTGCCCGTACGGTGGCGGTGAACACCCTGGTGTTTTTTGAGATATTCTACCTGTTCAGTGCACGGTTTTTCACCCGGAGCGTGTTTTCACCCGGGGGGCTGTTCGGGAACCGATACGTACTGTATGCCAGCGGGGCGCTTGTGCTTCTGCAGGTGGTGTTCACCTATATGCCCTTCATGCAGCAGGTGTTTGCCACGGTCCCGCTTGACCTTCAGCAGTGGCTGGTCATTCTTGCAGTCAGTTCGAGCGTGCTGTTTTTCGTGGAGATTGAAAAGGCCGTTCGCCGGAGGTTCCGGCTTGGTGAGGGTGACGTGCCCTGAAGCCCCGGCGGGCGCCCCCCCTTGCCTCACATCAGGCTGCCGGGATCGACGTCGATGGAGAGGATGGCAGAAGGAGTGCGGAACCGCCGGGCGATCTCGTCCTGAAGGCCGAGGGCGAAGGCCTCTGTGAGGCGACCTCCGGTGAGTTTCAACAGCACATGATAGCGGTAGCTGCCGCGGATTCTGGCGATGCCTGCCGGTGCGGGCCCGAGCACCACTCCCTGGCCTTCGGCCACGGCTTCAAGCAGCATCGTCCTGCATGTCATGGCCGCCTCTTCTGCGGTCTCTTCATCCGGAGAGCTGCATTCGAACTTCACCAGCCTTGCGTGGGGCGGATAGCAGAGTTCCCTTCGGGAGTCCGTCTCATGCTTGAAGAATGCACTGTAACTGCCGCGGAGCAGGGCGTTGAAGACTTCGCTTTCCGGATTGTATACCTGCAGATAGACCTCTCCCGGGCTTGACGAGCGGCCTGCGCGGCCGGCGACCTGGGTGAGGAGGGAGTAGGTGCGCTCCGAGGCGCGGAAGTCGGGGAGGTTGAGGCCGATGTCGGCCATAAGGACGCCGACGAGAGTGACGCGGGGGAAATCAAGCCCCTTGGCGACCATCTGGGTGCCGAGAAGGATGCGGGCCTTTCCACGGCGGAACTCGTCGAGGATGCGCCCGTGCGAGCCTTTTGTTGTTGTGGTGTCCACGTCCATGCGCAGAATCCGCTCCTCGGGAAAGAGCGACTGGAGCTCCTCTTCAATGCGTTCCGTCCCGCTTCCCTTGTAGAAGAGGTCAGGGGAAGCGCATGCGGGACAGACCTTGCTGAAGGGCTCGGTATGGCCGCAGTAGTGGCAGCGCAGCTGGCGGTGGCCGGCGTGGTAGACAAGCGGAATGCCGCAGTGGGGGCATAGGGGGACATGGCCGCAGGCGAAACAGAGTACGCTGCCGGAAAACCCCCTCCGGTTCTGCAGAAGGATGACCTGCTCGTCTCGTTCCATGCGTCTGGAGATTTCGTGGCGGAGCTTTTCGGATATGGAGGGGGTCGCCTTCGGGCTGTCCTTCATCACGATGAGGCAGAGCTTCGGCATGGTGGCGCCGTCTATGCGATCCCGGAGCTCGAGGAGGCGGTACTTTTCCTGAAGGGCATTCTCGTAGGATTCGAAGGATGGGGTGGCGGAGCCGAGGATGCATACGGCCCCTTCGGTGCGGGCGCGCATGACGGCGAGGTCA encodes the following:
- a CDS encoding PAS domain-containing sensor histidine kinase, producing MAKKTFIPDASAIDTIIDLVPHEAAVIDPHGCILHSNGLFQRGLGSGSPLSFGRNLFDIISSSPLRTINTEELSVLCRNVLETGLPSGNIRPLSSPDGAVQALVLTFPDDGAGGRTPADANQNISRALNAADAGTWQWNLKSGAIQWSEGLWRLFEMQNTGEPPSLAIWEERLDPTNRDSTLQAFAACSSSAMLMHVEYCIILDDGSRRWVMSRGRPYHDSRGAMEGYIGITIDITEQKKLEAELRDNKARFSFALGAACSGIWEWNIETDELLWSEEVWRLYGLSPGSETLNHQLCVSTVHEEDRAIVSHVIKDAVTGGRDASVEFRVKYPGDGSLHWLQSKGSPKRDADGTVVKYIGLITDITERKLAEIELIENRSRLEQALAAAKAGIWEWDLLTGRNTWSDEVWALYGLEPHSREPSFAVWAETLHPEDRDAACLSVQSASAEGREISFEYRVPRADGSMLWLLSRGQPRRDASGAIVKYLGTVIDVTEQKSLEEQLLKSKARMAFALEATKAGVWEWDLKHDQVFWSDRIWQLYGLESGSKPNNHKLCESNVLPEDREQTFGIVMQAANREIEIDIEFRVCHPEDGTIHWLACRGKPQLDAQGALDRYVGTIMDITDRKRLDDELRENERKFRGIFDNAPIAISIKEIDTGKIIDVNDAWLNLLGYTLVEVLGRTGPDIGIHACREDYQAIEMASLKRERICNRQVLLHEKNGDLVDVLYSTEFIEFEGMAVMLVMMVDVTLEKMQQQNISRLEQSIADRNIQLQKEVERLHRFLSMISHEYRTPLAIMRTNLDLVKMKNKMGNFQNRQEFAKIDRSIARLVEVLEVSIQESRMADRHKSVTGRHELPLAGIIKSQVEAFSGIWKERSVLFENCLEDVRVYGEESGVKFAIFNLLDNARKYSPDESPISITCRKAGPGHIMIDVGNELREPLEDVDMDLFFEKYHRGGNSSNTAGAGLGLWLVKNIVTQHEGHIALSKQASGIVVTITLPVIASLGGDRQAKP
- a CDS encoding cation-transporting P-type ATPase, yielding MQLEWHTAGTGEVLEALDSSEGGLSREEALSRLRAKGPNRLTPPESVSPVKRFLRQFNNLLIYVLIAAGILTAALGHMVDALVIFGVVVLNAIFGFVQEGKAEKAMDALKQMLSLQALVRRNGRTHQLNAEELVAGDIVLLQSGDKVPADMRLLKVRELRADESILTGESLPVEKNTDAVRSETALGDRFCMAFSGTLVTYGKAEGVVTATGDRTEIGRISSMLAHVETLQTPLLRRVEAFGRTLTISIVALSIFMFVFGVFVRGYRPEEMFNAAVGLAVAAIPEGLPAIMTITLAIGVQSMARRRTIIRRLPAVETLGSVSVICTDKTGTLTCNEMTVRSISLGDKGFQVTGVGYDPHGAFLLDGGEVDLALHPDLRMLAHVSLLCNDAVLEQEEGRWVLSGDPTEGALLSFGMKAGYSADAEREEWPRIDLIPFESEHRFMATLHHNHDGMAYVYLKGAPEVVFERCMSVWSIDGDLPFRPEFWQKKAEDMASGGERLLAIACKPVTTRLSTLGFGDVAEGFGLVGLIGMIDPPRDEAALAVSRCRDAGIRVKMITGDHADTARAIGRITGIGDGLKVLRGSEIESMDDLELIGKAAEIDVFARSSPLHKLRLVTALQAGGNVVAMTGDGVNDAPALKRADVGIAMGGKGTEVSKEAAEMVLTDDNFATIANAVEEGRTVYDNLTKSILFVLPTNGGEALSILFAVLLGYTLPITAVQILWVNMVTAVTLALALAFEKPEENVMRRSPRNQDEPLLSRFVAWRIVYVSCILVLGTFGLFLWYERAGCTDACARTVAVNTLVFFEIFYLFSARFFTRSVFSPGGLFGNRYVLYASGALVLLQVVFTYMPFMQQVFATVPLDLQQWLVILAVSSSVLFFVEIEKAVRRRFRLGEGDVP
- a CDS encoding SulP family inorganic anion transporter, producing the protein MRQSIKKEWFSTPKSDLLAGLVVALALIPEAIAFSIIAGVDPKVGLYASFSIAVTIAFTGGRPGMISAATGAMALLMVTLVKEHGLQYLLAATILTGVLQIIAGYLKLGNLMRFISRAVVTGFVNALAILIFMAQLPELTAAPSAVYVMTAAGLAIIYLFPLIPVVGKHIPSPLVTIVSLTAFSMALGLDIHKVGDMGTLPDTLPVFLLPEVPLSLETLRIILPYSIGLAIVGLLETMLTSTIVDDLTDTGSDRNRECRGQGLANIGAGLVGGMAGCAMIGQSVINVKSGGRGRLSTLSAGVFLLVFIVFLGDWLKQIPMAALVAVMIMVSIGTFSWDSLRKLKSYPLSTNIVMLSTVVMVVATHNLAIGVLVGVLLATLFFANKVGHFMVIRCDDTLEAERTYKVIGQVFFASTEKFTASFNFREAIERVTIDLSDAHFWDISAVTALDKVVLKFRREGTEVKLVGMNEASATIVDRFGLHDKQAEIEKILAGH
- a CDS encoding universal stress protein yields the protein MTHVLACIDGSMAATAVCDAAAWASRRLHAPLELLHVLEKPDKPAGGDLSGSIGFGAREHLLLELVALEEKKSRLLLEQGKAMLQAARERVEASGREPVTSRQLHGPLVDILEDLAGETRLCIMGREGESNTRAHRAIGSNLENVIRTLSRPVLIVLPGFRKPRSFMISFDGSPTAWKAIDMVAGSPLLESIPCHVVMAGKAADTRQNELTEACHKLGEHGFEVTDASLDGNAHDALLGYRREHDIDLMVMGAYGHSRIRQFLIGSTTTKMLASCEVPLLILR
- a CDS encoding response regulator transcription factor, translating into MQEHAVALKAFHPHRIIVVEDDLDFRESLIETLSLCGYEVVGARSALEFYQKVAETPCELVILDLGLPDQNGVVLAEYIRNNTDMRIVVLTARGALESRIAAYRAGADTYLLKPVDTDELVATIESNLGRVGLHEGDCGPGSGLQALQPRAAAWRLLRSDAVLITPAGERIRLSSREVDLLEILASSTGTTISRHSLIETLGYDPAGSGSQALDVLIHRLRQKASESGSRLPVKTIRAKGYIVSEPLYIE
- a CDS encoding iron-containing alcohol dehydrogenase, whose amino-acid sequence is MQFEYQNPTRIIFGTGTLSRLGEAARQYGTRALLVTGGGSARRNGSLERAIASLKAAGLSVVECEGVEPNPRITSVRRGAALARKEGCDLVIALGGGSVMDAAKVMAAAFHYEGDPWNMMAHGQSERRLPERALPVITVPTLAATGSEMNAGAVISDEESTLKAVVSAKCLYPKVALVDPELSIGVPRAETAYGVSDLITHVTESYFNGIDGTPVQDRFAEGVILTALEWGPKAVSDGTDIMARELVQWASLVALNGWVQAGTQSPFPVHMIEHSISAHHDVAHGAGLSAINASWMRFAAKRRPERFALFANRIFGVPLNGPKDMDAAMEGIERLDAFMKSIGCPTSLGELGIGEGLIERYAADTLLVVHDLEGRLPGRPAMSEADIVEVLKSAR